From the Scomber japonicus isolate fScoJap1 chromosome 8, fScoJap1.pri, whole genome shotgun sequence genome, the window taaaccctaaccctaacccacaaaATTTGCATATTTCAATGCAAACATGTCATCTGAAACTTTTTTCTGCCCGGGCACAAGGAGCTAAAATAGGATCTATTGAAGCATTCATGGAGGCCGCTCAAGAGCtcaaactgctcctttaatcttTCTTGGATAAACAGATTTGGAGGgcaaaggaggggaggagggtgcAGCTTCCTTAATATGCTGTTCTTCCATCTGGGTGActggactgtggattttaagaTCCTGTTCACTCTGTAACTGTCGACATATGCCATTTATAGTATATTTTAATATGATTGTACAAATACATGTCATAAGCTTGTCAGCTACAGtctatgttttcttttctatcttgttttcattttgtttttctttctctctttgcagCCAAGGGGTATGAGGGGGTGGGAGGGCACAGGCTGCTTCTGTTTGTGgagttgttttggttttgtaatgACCCTAGACGGAGATATTTATACATCTTGACTGAGTTCCCCTAAAGTTTCCATTATTTAAAAGTAGAGCCcgactgatatattggtcaatcgatattatcggccgatatGATGAATATGTCCgatatgttttcatattttagttatataagcagcatttaattcaagtttaatatatgcatgttttattttattcataactAATCATAATTATAACATTCCCAGTGAAGTGAAGAACTGTTTCAGTGCagtttttgattacttttctaacaaatgttttcaactgtcAGGGTAAGTGTACTCATTAAgtccaccaaaatctaagtttgGGTGTTTTTcttggatactgacatgatttataagggagataatttcttataaagcaagacgtacatctcatttgaaaatgtattcattagttcatgtagattttggaaaataaaatgaagatattttatgaaaaaagacaaaagtctgacatgggcttaattggtactgtgacaccatttaagcccatgtgtgctacaagtaagcccacgtcatgatttatttacacaatatgacaaaacattgattttaatgatttaaaaacagcaatatatgtattcagtaaaatgttaaatattaaaaaaatgagggggaaaaccctcctgagcaaaatctgaATTctgatgtaacctcctttgtaatcatcaacattttcataagtaactgtaatttaactacacattttttctctctttattttgtaattgaatTACATAACGcagttacatgtaactagttccTCCCCAACACTGCTTACAAGACAATTAAGTCTGGGTCTTGTGCTCTGTACTCTCaccaactggaacaaactaccagcagaactcaAATCAGCCCCATCTCTTTacatgtgcttatgattgagctcttttaaatcactttaaattttaatgtttcatttgcACTACATGTCCttttatgattttaaagcaaTTCATTATTTCATGCTGCAAACGTATTatgctctattctagtctagtttttttattttatatttctctatctttctatttttctgtactttgttttaatttttaattttcaattatTAGTGGTTTTtgtttactgttaaatgttgtttttatgcgggggtgattctaggatcagacctttaggggggctcagcttttaatgagaatttgacatacaacaCCCTGCAAGTGTTAAAACCCCCTGCTAAATAATTCATTTCACTGAATAGCGTTaattacatcaatacatagtagagtggtcaactataatgtataataataatcgctcagaataaacaaaaaagaatattttcagcttttttaacCCAATTTAAAGCAGAAAAGCATCTTTTATAaagcccccctccccacacacacacacagtttagtGCTGGCACCGTGTCACCAGATGGCGGTAATGAGCACCGAGGTTTAATCTCAgctgacagagaaaagaaaaaaaaaaacacaaacaacaacgacaagaaaaaaaacccacaaaaccAAGATGGCGGTGCAAGAGACAGCATCTCAACTGTCCATGGCTCTCAAAGTGCAAGAATATCCCACCCTGAAGGTAAAGACGAGCTACAACCTGCATGTGTTGATCCTCTGCAGAGTCCGGCTTCACTTCAGAGCCCCGCGATGCGTTTGGTGTTATCTGTAAAATGGGAATTATTAGGTTATTACAAGCAGCGAGCATGACAGGGAGGCTAACGTTTAGCTTAGCCAGGTAGCTCCGCGTCCGTCAAAAAACTACTTTGTTACAGTAAACATCGTGTAGTTGGTTAAATAGCTTATATTAAAGTCTTGTTGATTAACTACATGttcaagcttttatttttattactatttttgCCGATGTTAAGACGGTTGAAGGCCACAGATGGAGCTAGCTTACAAGttaaactgttgttttttttgacacGATGCTCATTTCTCCTTAGTTACATCATGTAATTTAAACGCTACACACCGAGCTCTTTTAGcattcatttaacatttatcgATTAAATGAGATTAATTTAACGATTTTTACACATGGATTAATGCAAATTTTACCGTGTGACACCAGTTAAAcgatgatatataatatatatatatatagaaaggTTGTAATATGACAGGACGTGAAACAAACATGGTTGCTCATCCCTTTAAACAACCAGGTCATCCCCTTAAATTAAAggggaaaaagggaagggagaggaaaaagagaaaagacatgCAGACGTCGCTAAAAGATGGATATATCCTACCAGACACGGTAACGTCGAGTATGCTAAattggagagaggaggagcagagaggaagaggaggaggggagtgaGGGTGAAATCGTCCGGTGTTAGTGCTCTCTTGCCCGGCTGTCAGGCAGAGGCAGTAGCAGGGGTAGTAGAAGCCCCTCCGAGGCAGCGCAGTGTCATCAGATTGCCTCTGTGCACTTTCAAAATGGCCAGCGAAAGAAATAACAGCCTGCTGCTGCCAccgccgcacacacacaccgctccTCCATTGCACACACTGCgacactaaaaaaaacacacacacacacacatatagagagagagacagacgagcTGAAACAAGTCCGGGGCTACTGCTTTCCTTTccatttcctttcctgtctGTGCCTCcagagagagcaagaaagcGTCGTGAGTAGCAAATGTATTGACAgctttgtttaaatgttgtgtgtgttgctaaACTAATGGTGTCATGATGGATGTAAAGGTGGCCCATTgcgatgtttaaaaaaaaaaaaaaaaaaaaggctcgcTGTTTGTGTCTTGTCTTTTGCTTTGGATGCTGCAgtaaggatgatgatgatgatgatggtggtggtagtAGGTGATGTGTATGTGGGCACCATTTTAAGTCAGGAGTGATGGTTTTTAATTGGCATCACAAATGGGAGTGGGATGGCTGTGTTGTGGATCACGTTTCGAGCTACAttgaaaggaggagaagggggggggggggtataatcATGCCAAATTATGTTGCCTGAGACATGGACATTGGACAAGCTGCTAATCTGCATTGCTAACACTTAACATGTGTGAGCTGGAGATTATGTCCTTGAGGACGTTTTTTTTGGTGGACATATTCATAGTCAGTGTAAGGTTAGCCTCATGCATTACTAAAGAGGATGGTTGCTTTGATATTATATTTACCACATGTTCATTTATGTGTGTTAAAGGCCAAGATGATCCCATTTTGGCCTGTGGTTGATTATCCATTAATATAGCCATTATAATGCCACATATTGTAAAGATAATGTATAGCCTATAAGTCAAAATTATCATTCAGACTTATTAAAATGACTTCAGCcatgtaatgtgtgtatatagtttcttttttataatCAGTAATGTGCACACTTTGGTTTGGGCCTGTATCTATCCAACGTCTGTCTCTTCACACTGAGCCACCTGCCATCAAATGATCAAATTTAGAAAGGCAGCCTCTCGCGCACAGTGTCAGTAATGGCTGTCTGACATGTGTTCGTCATGACTCAGTTACATGTCTGCTGCTGCCAAGTAAATCATGTTCATAGGAGAAATGGTCACATCAAATATACAgtgtaaattacatttaaaaaaggggggATTATTTCTATTATCATATAGATGTAGACTTAAAATATTCAGTCTTATGTCACTGTGTATGTAATTTTATATAAGAGTAGTAATATATCATTAGAAAGATACTCCTGAATGGTCTTAGGTCAAGGCTCAAAAGACCCTAGAAAGTTTTAAATCATTGCTTAAGGCTCACCTCTTTGCATTGGCTTTTAATCCTAGTTCAACTTCACATCCTGACTCTAGGCTATTATTATGTAATTATATTTTGAATTTATCAATTGTGTTCTTATAGTTTATCTTAATCATAATTGTTTTTATCTTGtgtcaactgaggttgttttaaaatatgaataaacttTGACTTGACTGGACATGATTAGGTTCTGTTGGCTTAGTGGTTTAAggtacagtactgtgcaaaagtaccaccatcatacaaacagaaaatactggaaatatgtacacaaaattgaacatgaattattaaacaTCATTATTAATTACGGTTCCACTTCCATTCAGGTTTAAGAGAGGCAGCTTCCTGCTATTACTCAAGTGTAAGGGGAGTTCACACTAAATATTTGCCATTGTAACCCATAGAagctgttttctctccttttatctgttttccctgttttttattctaattaagagactgagaaataattatatatggtcattattgtattgctaaaacaacaaatgaaatgataGCCTAAGATGTTTGCACAGTACTAGTTTAGTAGTTTTAAGATACCAGACAACCACTGTTCAGTACTGCTCAGGGACCTTTGTTACATGTTATACTCATTTTTCTCTCCCTGCGTTCGCTGTCTGCATTTCCTGTTAAAACTTCCACCTTCAGGCAAAATAAAAGaccatttatatacagtctcttatgagaaagaaaatgttatggaaatccattttgaaaaatgttcaaaCCTGGATAAAATCCAGATTTTAACATCTGTTTCTGGCTAATCCAGTGAATTAATTACTTGGGGGAAATCAAGGTACTTCATCACATTGATGTAAAGTCCTGTCAGTTTAATATCATCGTAAAGCAGTACTGCTTGAGGATTTGAAACATTTGCTACGAGCAGACATATCAAAGGAATAGCTTCAGTAGAAAGAGTCAAACCTGTTTCCTTGACATAACCTCTGTGGTCTCAAAGCTCAACTCTGCACAGGAAATTAAGAGCAtctttaataaatgaattaGGCTTTCTTAGCatcttgctgtaatcatcaCCGTCTAGCTTTGTGTGGATACTGAAGACTTCATTTCAATGACCGACAAGTACTGTGTTGATCTGTGGCCAAGTCTGTCACTAagaaaaagaaggggaaaaaatcaatatttgttGGTCAAACATTGACTGTTCGTTTGTGTCAGAGTCAACCTCTGATCTCCATGTCGCCGTCAGGGAAAAAACACTAGAGACTGATATATTCATACGTAATGGCAAAGCCTTTTCTATATTTACCCTCTCATGTAGTGAATATGGCCCATTTCTGCCAACAGGACATTAATGAATATTTACTAATGCGTTCCAAACTGCTTTGTGGTACAAATTAGATATCTGAGTCACAGGGTCTCGTTCTGGGTTTCATGTTGGGAAAAGTTTGAGATGGATCCCCTCTCATGTTTCGTAGCACACTTGTATAAAATTTTGTCTTCAGTCTTAGTGATGTGTGAAATTAACTTGGCTCCAACTTAAAATAAGTTCCTCTGAATGGATCAAAGCATTGCAATATCTCAAAGAAGGACCCACAACAGACGTATTAATCTCATTTACAGGTGTCCtcttgttaatgttttattagaaGAGGGGAAATCACTGCAAATACTGACGATAGACTGCAAACTTTATacttatatttttaaagttctCTGTGATGAGGATGTGGtttaaaaatgctgttttgtcactttttccaAATAGTGTCATATTCAAAGTATctttatacaaatatttaagCTCTGAAACTGCAGCTGTAGTGTTTTGTCAGCTGTCTCTGTGGCTGAGGTTTCTGAATAGCTTGTGTTAGATTACTTTTTAAGGTAATTTAGACAAGAATACACATAAATCATTGAATTTATGATGAATGTTACATCAAAAGTTGaccagattttttatttttactactTCACTAGAGCCAAATACACCAGATGTGTTTCAGGACAGTTGAAAAACAAAAcccctttttaaatttgacagCCAGTTTTAAGATGAAAAATTGGAGAATAAGGGAAATAGATTAGAAGCATCACTAGTAATAGGTTGTAATTGTAAATCTCCAAAACAGGAATTGGGTACAATTAACAGGATCACGTTGAATATTAACtttcatactgtactgtacagatTTCTAGATGCACCGCATTAACTTCCAAATTACATACACAAACTATACATCATGCTGTTTGAGATGAAATGTAGCAATAAGTGAATAATTTGTAAGCTGCAGTAGCgaacaagaagaaaggaaaccagcaggaaacGGTTGTCtgcttttcatgttttaatttgtttccaCTGAGTAATTATTGAACTGGAGTTGCTGAATTCAGCTGGCTGCAGAAATGTTATAAAATTAGGTTATTATACAGTTCACAGGGCATTGTGAAGCACGGTGTTTATCTTGATCTCATTCTAACTATTTGTGACGTATTGAAAACACACATGAACCACAGGGGGGGAAAAGTTCAAGACTCTCAAAACTGCTCTTTCCTATTTATGTCTGGCTGGTTGTATTAAAGTCTCAAATCTGCCCTATATTACACACCCCCATACATACAATACCACATTTCTCCTCAAGtcttaacacattttacatacatacaaatgaCATTCATTTGAATACAGATAAGTTTACTTAAGGTCTCTTAACAAGAAAGATTATTGAGGCAAACTATGTGTGACAGCTGTTATTGCTGtatgtagttttgtttttttaccaggTCCTTCTGCAAAATGTAATCCTGAATTCTCCACCaggtttttaaatgattttctcAGGCATTCATGgagccacttttttttttaaacatttacatactgttcatattctgactcataattggTCTCTATTCAgattcataaattcccccatcagtcatcaataaatgtttgatcaatcttatggggggaaaaaatacattcacagtcactattttatggtccaggacaACATTTTAGAGAATATGATAAATATAACacgtttgaatgctgatttttgaacttgtttaataaatggaagtcaaatttgtacatttgtacgTCTGAAAATGTGTACCAGCTGCacgaaaatttaaaaaatgatgcattttatatacatttttatatactgtgggtcacattagaaaAGTCTGgcttaaagaaatgttttaaggtgtttttacagctttcaaatgtaaaaaaaaatgggtaAAATCTGACCCTGAACTGTATGGAAGTGTTAATGTGACTTTTCTGTCATAATTTTGCAATTTGACTCTGATGTAGAGCAATGAGACAACATTTCTGACAAACTTTAGTATTGCTCAGATCATCATTTGTTATATGGATCCAATGTGTGTGTCAGGCTAAAAGCAAAAAGGCTAAATGTATCACAGACATtattatagagagagagagagagagcaagtgtGTCATCCTGCATGAAAGCAAACAATCCATTGCTCCTTGAATCAATGAAAATTCAACAGCAGGcgctttgtttgtttgttatcgTGTTTCTTTCCTGGGGAGCCTCTTCCCCCGCACCCATCCGCTGAGAGGCCTTTCATACATTTTGTATCAACTGGAAATAGCGGACTAAACAAATTCTTACAATTTCTTATCTTCACTTTAGCCTTGGCCTTTCTAAACAGTTATTCTCTGAGACTTGATGCTGAGTTCACACTACACGATTATAGGCCTGATTTTTGTCTAGGTGACATTTTTTGGAGATCGCTGACAAAAGTTGTGCCGTGTGAACAGCACAGCAATCTGACAACTTGAGCACACAAATTCAAACttgattttatgtgtattaTGTGTAATTTTCCCTCAATAAGACCCTGTGAAACTGTTCGTCACTAATAAATCTGAGTGCCTGATAGATCATGGTTAATTTCTTTTGCAGGTGCCCTACGAGACTCTGAACAAACGTTTCAGGGCAGCTCAGAAGAACATCGACAGGGAGACGAGTCACGTGACGATGGTGGTTGCAGAGCTGGAGAAGACGCTTAGCAGCTTCCCGGTGGTCGACTCGGTGGTGTCACTGCTGGACGGAGTTGTGGAAAAACTCAGCGCCCTGAAGAGAAAGGTGAGGGATACAGatttaaacacacagatgtgGTCATTAGTCAATGTTTCTGTCTAAGCTAGCTAAGAACTTATCTCTAGATGAGGCTTGAGCTGTCTTCAATAACTCCATCTCTACACTGATTTGGATTAATCTAGGGTTAGTTCTGTTACCAAACAGGAAAATGGTGCGTTACCTCCACCTTCTGTCAGGAAGTATCGTTGGATAGATCTTAGCAGAGAAAAACTCTGTTTATCTGCTTCTAATTCTCCATGTGGTTGCTTACTTTGTGTTCCAAGTTCATCACACGATAGAAGTTTTGTCATTGTCaaatcatttcagttttcaGAGGACTACCCTCATATAAAGTATTGATTACAGAGGCAACAGAAAGTTGGCTTAAAGgcgcagtgtgtagaatttatgGGCGTCTTGCAGAAAGGACCTAAAAGAAATGgaatatgaatatttataaatatgatttaattagtgtattatcatctgaaaataagaattgccttgtttttgttaccttagaatgaaaTCTTAACATCTGTGTAGGGAGCAGAGATCTGCCAcagagcctgccatgttgcacgGCCATATTTCTACaatagcccagaacagacaacccaaacactggctctagagagggcctttcacattcattttcacaAGTTTTGTGGCTAGGGAGGGGAGCTGTATTCAATTTATTGCAATCTGCAACATCACTACTAGATTCCACTAAACCCTAGTATACTGGTCCTTGAACATTTCTGGCAACTGCAGCTATGTATTATGTTTGTAGAAGGTTTTTGCAGTTTCTCCTTTTGATACTTCACATTACTACAGGCCATTTTTTCATAGATGCCAACTTTGGAGATCAATGTTAAAATCTGGACTTGACTGGATGGACATCAAACTGAatttatttctaattttaaaTCTATCCTCATTAGTCAGCACAAGGTCCACAAAACCTCTTTGCATTTGAGAggaaacatgaaacacatttaGAAAAACCCTGAACTCACCAAGTCTTTAACAGTAAGATAAGGCAAGCCCTGGTGTTGTCCTTGGTATTTGGATACACCACAATCAGTATCACATTTACAAGCAGGATCTCCCTTCTGCTAGAGCAAACTGTTAAAAGCCACATTACTCCCCTCTTTTGACTAAAGCACCTTATTGTGGCTGTGGTTTCTTTATAACTGTATAATTGTGGCCTTGTGGATGTTGTTTGGCAGTGGTGGAATGCAGCCCGGCTGGTTCTTGTATCAAACTGacaaaatgactgaaaacaagTAATCAAAGCATACTtgtagaggttttttttttaaccgtgGTGGCAACATATTATGTGGTAGCTGTGGGAATCTCTAGGCACTCGCATTGTCTCGTTCTGCCTTTTACTCTCCGTCAACATCACGTTTATTAAGTTGATTTTTGACTATTGTGAATGTATTAATGAATTGATGCAGAATCGTCCACGTCCACACTACATGCATCTTCCCCCAAACCCCTAATATCTGATAGTTTTTACTTCATGAGTTCATAGTTTTTGCACTGCATGAACAGTGCTGACAACTAGATCACATCAGATAGTGCACTGATTTGCCTGAGGGGCAGGGGTATTTCCAAAACATGTTCATCTCTTCTGCCAAATCTTGTCCGACTGGTGTAGAGTGAAGTGGTCCAAAAGTCAAGATTGAAATCTGACAGCGAGAGACAGAGTTTAGTTCAAGGCCTAAAAAGGAGAGAATAAACCAGAAGGAGGTTCATCTAATATGGAAGAGGCAGGGAACAGTACACCGAGGAATGCATTTGTACACTGCAAGATGTTTCTAATAAAATCCAAAAGTATTAGTGCCATTTCCTTTCTGCTTTGTCGCTTCAAAATAAATTTGGGATATACATATAACAGGTATCGGTTGGAGCacatttttgaatgtgtttgtgatCCTTTGCCTTTCCGGTTATGACACCCACCTTACCTCCATCATATAATACTTCATTCACAGAACAGGATGCAGCTGTTTAGTCTGGCCTGACCTCAACAATGCTCAAGGTCTGAAAAGTCTTGTAGTCCAATTTCAGAGGGCGGCCAAGTTATCGGTTTTCAGTCATCGCCGGTATTACAAAAGGTttataaaaagtaaatatgaaACCAGCTCTATTACATTATCTGATTCTTTGTTTAGCTACTCTCCTTACCATACATTGTGTTTAACAGAAAAAATTGAGCTCTTTCTgttagaaaatatgttttatgaatAATTGATATCTCTGTTTTACATGATGCATATTTAACCTTTTATAAACATcttgattatgtgtgtgtgtgtgtgtgtgtgtgtgtgtgtgtgtgtgtgtgtgtgtgtgcctcaggCTGCTGAGTCCATCCAAGCAGAAGACGAGAGTGCCAAGCTATGTAAGCGTCGTATCGAGCACTTGAAAGAGCACAGCAGCGACCAGCCAGCCTCGGTCAACCTGTGGAAGAAGAAACGCATGGACCGCATGATGGTGGAGCATCTGCTACGCTGTGGCTACTACAATACAGCTGTTAAACTGGCCAGACAGAGCGGTATAGAGGTAAGTGTTCGCGTGtacaaagaaacaaaaccaAATGAGACAGTGAAGAAACAGTCACTGATCCTCTCTTTTAGAGAACATATAAGACGGgtggttttaatttaaaactgtTGTGCATTTATGTGACATGTGTGACAACTTCTTGCTCTTCCCtccattattttatttgggGTTTTGGGGGTTGGGGTTGCCCTTGTTGTCTATTAACATATCCACACTTGTGTTTTTAGGACCTGGTGAACATTGAGATGTTCCTCACAGCTAAAGAGGTAGAGGAGTCTCTGGAGAGGCAGGAGACGGCCACTTGCTTAGCCTGGTGCCATGACAATAAATCCCGCCTCCGCAAGATGAAGGTAGTTAATTTCTGAAAATTTTGCCTCATGAATACAAATGGTTTAAAAGTAGTGAAAATTCCTTATGTCATGcccatggagaaaaaaaaagcttatttaACTTAATCAGTTCAAGTCAAGCTTTTGAAAGTCAAGCATGTCAAGCAGAAGTATTCTAAAAGGACAAATGCTTATTAGGATGTCACATATTTCTGCTCCCACAACAAGAATCGGCAATGTATTGCTGTTTATGCTCAAAAACAGACCTTTTAAGATTTAATTACTCCTCCTGGATGGTTTGCCTTGCTGGCATCGACAGCAAGTTAAAGTGTTAATCCCTAAGATTATCCTATTAAACCAGAAAGTACTCAGCAGAGTGTAGACCTCCACCAAAGCATAATAATCTTCCCTCTTAGCTGTGACTTTGAGAGTCAACCTTGTACTCTGTGAATGGCAGAATATTTACGAGGTTATTCAAAGACCGGTGATATAGTAACACAAggggaatttctttttttacttcctcgTGAGAACATTTGTTAAATGAGCGTCAATGTAACCAATTAGGAAAACAATAACAACTATCTGCAGGTAAATCTTCATTGCagattgtactttttaaagctCTGTCAGCCACAGTGGTAGGATATGTTTGTTTCTATATCCAGTTGGTTTACATCATATTGAAATCTACCAGTTGTACAAAAAAGGATGTTTGTTTCCTTTGCAGAGTTGTCTTGAATTCAGTCTGAGAATCCAGGAGTTCATCGAGCTCATCAGGCAAAACAAACGAATGGATGCAGTCAGGTAGAACCACAACATGCACACTATTTCACCTTAAACAATCATATTAACCTTaatgtttttgatattttagcTATTATTGGAGACAATAAACCATTAAATCAGTCAATAGCCCACTGATGttgtgattttctgtctctttgtgtATGTCAGACATGCAAGGAAACACTTCAGCCAAGCAGAGGGCGGTCAGTTGGATGAGGTTCGGCAGGTGATGGGCATGCTGGCTTTCCCATCAGATACACACATCTCCCCATACAAGGTAACACTTATGTTCTTGACTAGTGTAAATATGTACATGTATACTTTTATTATTAGGTCAGACCACTTTTTCACACGCATACAACCATACAACACAGTGCTATACTCATCTGGGTTTCTgccatttttaatgtaattcaCACAAAACGTCAAACAGAGCACATCTGTTCACACATCTTAAGAGTTTGTGCTTACCATGATTAGTAACATGGTGTTGCAGACTGTGGACAATTGAAAGAGACAGGTGCTATAGCCCCTGACCAGCCACTAGAGGGCCTCCATTGTCTGTGTTAAAAAAGAACTCCCTTTGCTGTTGTGCTACTTTCGATTTGTTCTCCAGTAGCTTGTGTTACTAGT encodes:
- the maea gene encoding E3 ubiquitin-protein transferase MAEA; translated protein: MAVQETASQLSMALKVQEYPTLKVPYETLNKRFRAAQKNIDRETSHVTMVVAELEKTLSSFPVVDSVVSLLDGVVEKLSALKRKAAESIQAEDESAKLCKRRIEHLKEHSSDQPASVNLWKKKRMDRMMVEHLLRCGYYNTAVKLARQSGIEDLVNIEMFLTAKEVEESLERQETATCLAWCHDNKSRLRKMKSCLEFSLRIQEFIELIRQNKRMDAVRHARKHFSQAEGGQLDEVRQVMGMLAFPSDTHISPYKDLLDPARWKMLIQQFRYDNYRLHQLGNNSVFTITLQAGLSAIKTPQCYKEDGTSKNPDCPVCSKSLNKLAQPLPMAHCANSRLVCKISGEVMNENNPPMMLPNGYVYGYNSLLSIRQDDKVVCPRTKEVFNFSQAEKVYIM